The Cytophagales bacterium sequence TCCTTACAGACCGCATTTCAGAATAGATCTCATCTTTTTTTACAGGGTTTGCGTTCACCAGTTCAATATACCTAATCCCTTCCACTAAGGTTTTTAGCTCTTCAAGAGTAACTGATGCCGCTACATCCGGGCCGAACATCTGGCGGCTGAATGTTACGTGAATTTCCAACAGATCCATCCCTGATGCTGCACCTGCCAGGCCCGGGAAAATTGTCCCGGAGTGGTCAGAAAGCCCGGCCGGGCATTTGTATCTTCGCCTGAAATCATGGATTAAATTCAAACCTATTTTCTCTGGCGGACAAGGATAGGCTGCTGTACATTGCATTACAGCGTACTGGATCCCTTTCTTTTTAAATAAATTTACAGCCTGGTCTAACTCTTTAATGGCGCTCATTCCCGAAGAGATAATAACAGGCTTTTTTGTTTGTGCAATTTTATCCAACAGTGGTGTATTATTTACTTCTCCGGAGGCAATCTTCCAAACTTTAATCCCTATATCTTCCAGAAGATCAACAGCTTCAAAAGAGAAAGGCGAACTTAAAAACAACAATCCTTTTTCTTCTGCATGTTCTTTCAGGCCTTTCCATTGCACTTTTGTAAATTCCATCCTTTTCCAATAGTCATAGCGGGTTTTGTCTTGTTTGCTAAATTTCACCCGCCAGGGTTCTTCAGGAGTACTCTCTGCCTCTGCAATATGTGTTTGAAATTTAACAGCATCTGCACCGGCATCTGCAATGGCATCAATATAGGCATGCGCTGTACCTAAGCTGCCATCATGTGCCTGGGCCACTTCAGCAATTAAGCAGCATTTGTGCGTATTTTTATTAATACTTTCAAATAACATGGATTATTAGTCATTTAAAATTTTATACAAAGCATCGGCAACTCTTTCAGATGCCTTACCGTCACATACCCCGCACTCTATATATTTAGTTTTTTCTCTTTGTTCCAGATCCACGTCAGGGTTCTCCAAATATTTAATAATATATCTTTCTAATTCTTCAAATGATTTAGCTACTTTAACGCCTTTTAGGTCAATTAATTTCTTCAAATGCAAATATTCCTGCGTTCTTCTTACAGATCTAAACCATGGTAGCTGCTGGTCAGCATCAAAGGAGGTCAAAATTACAGGCTTATTTTGTACAATTGCATCAATTGATAATGTAGAGCCGGAATTCATTGATACGGAACAGCCGAAAATTAAGTTCACTAATTTAATTAAATCTTCGTCTTTCATATTCCAACGTAATTTACTTTCCTCTTCAAGTAAAGGAAAATCAACTGCCACCCTTTCATTTTGTATTTTTTTTAAACGAGGCAGCCAATTAAGATCCGCCAAATTACCCTGCACATTTTGAGGGTGCGGCCTGACCACCAACTGCATATCCCTGCCAAAATCATTTTTCGTGATCTTATTTGCCAGCCATTCAACGATGTCTATTTCATGTGGTGCGAAATAAGGAGAACTCATTCCCAAAAACAGGTATGGTTTTTCAGGATCAAGTTTTAAAAGTTTCATGTAATGGTTCAATTTCTCAGTATCAGGACTTAAAATATGTTTATCAAAATGCGGGACACCTGTTTCAAATATTTGCTTTTTTTCAAAATTGTAATATTCCACAATTTCACCTGACATAATAGGCCCCCAGGAAATAAAATAATCTGAAACTGCCGGGAAATGGCCTTTGCAGGTAATATTATCCCAACTTAATAGCTGGGTAACAGTTTTTATTTTATTGCGTACTCCCATGTGAATAAATGAACCCTCCAGAAAATCTGCCGGATACGTAGCAATTATCAAATTTGGGTTAATTTTTTTGATCAATTGAGCTACATTTTTATTTTTAAGCATGATTTTTTCAAACTTTTTGAAAAGTTCAACCATCCATTGATTTTTTCTTGAAAACAGGTGCAAAGGATAATAAATATAAGGAGTTATCTTTTTCCAGGGAATAATGCTTTCGTTAAATTTGATGCTTCTCAGATGTTTTGACCAAAGTGCAGGGTTATTTTTGATATCTTCGTAAATATAGCTTCTTAAAACTAAATATTCAGAGATCAATAAACGATTGGTTTTGGGGGTTTGAAATATCGAAATTCCTAGCCTGTTGGCAGTGGATTGCATACTTTCCTCATTGGCATTTGGTGTGACGATTGCTATTGACAATCCTTTATGCTTTAAATGAGGTATCAAATCTGAATCAAAGATCATTCTGGCAGAAAAACCGTGGCTTATAATATAACATATATCAAAGTTCATTCTTTTCATACAAAAAATTTGCAAACTCCAGATCAAATTCATCATTAATATCAATAGATCTTTCCCGTGGCATTACGTAGCCTTTACAAACGTCTCCGATTATTTTTCGACTGTCTATAACACGCCTTTTTGATGCATATACCGAACCATTCCTGATATACAATTTTGGTATCTGATGTGCTGCCGTAAGCCCTTTTTCATCTTCAAAATATGGTAACAGCACCGAATCTTTCAGTAGCTTTATTTTTTT is a genomic window containing:
- a CDS encoding N-acetylneuraminate synthase, with the translated sequence MLFESINKNTHKCCLIAEVAQAHDGSLGTAHAYIDAIADAGADAVKFQTHIAEAESTPEEPWRVKFSKQDKTRYDYWKRMEFTKVQWKGLKEHAEEKGLLFLSSPFSFEAVDLLEDIGIKVWKIASGEVNNTPLLDKIAQTKKPVIISSGMSAIKELDQAVNLFKKKGIQYAVMQCTAAYPCPPEKIGLNLIHDFRRRYKCPAGLSDHSGTIFPGLAGAASGMDLLEIHVTFSRQMFGPDVAASVTLEELKTLVEGIRYIELVNANPVKKDEIYSEMRSVRKLFTKSIITKNKLKKGTILKNEDLTFKKPGNGIPPGEINNIIGKKLIRDVPEDHFLSMDDLG